The Strix aluco isolate bStrAlu1 chromosome 21, bStrAlu1.hap1, whole genome shotgun sequence sequence GTGGGGacggggggcctgggggggggggaagggggggagaggggggggttGGTGTCAAAaatggggatttgggggggtttGGCTTCAAAAAGAACGAGCTGGAGTGGTTTTTGCCTCAAAAATGCGGGTTTGAAGCGGTTTTGTGCAAAAATGCGGATTTGAAGCAGTTTTGCctcaaaaagaacaattttaagcggtttttccctcaaaaatgtgaatttgaagtgttttttccctcaaaaatgcGAATTTTAAgtggtttttccctcaaaaatgtCTATTTGAAGCTGTTTTGTCCAAAAATGCGGATTTGAAGCGATTTTTGCCTCAAAAAACACGATCTTAAGtggttttttccctcaaaaaacaCGAGTTTAAAGCGTTTTTTCCCTCAAAAACCTGGATTTCAAGCAGGTTTTGCCTCAAAAATGTGGATTTGAAGTGGTTTTTCTCTCAAAAACACGAATTTGAAGCGGGTTTTGCCTCAAAAAGAACAATCTTAAGCGGTTTTCCCCTCAAAAAACATGAGTTTTAAgcggtttttccctcaaaaagaATGATCTTAAGTGAttttcccaaaaaaacccacaagttttaagtgttttttccctcaaaaatgcagatttgaaGCGGTTTTCTCCAAAAATGCGGATTTGAAGTGGTTTTGCctcaaaaagaacaattttaagcgttttttgcctcaaaaatgtgaattttaaatgttttttccctcaaaaagaATACTAAGCAATTTTCCCAAAAAAAACCACGAGTTTTAAGcgttttttccctcaaaaatgtGAATTTTGTCTGATGGGATTTACGCCAAGTCTGCGATTAGCGAGATCCTGTGAAGTAGGCACAGACATGAGCTGTGCCATGTAAGGGCCAAacccgagagggtcagcagaagataacgcAGAGGAAGACGACGACCCCCCTAGCAACAAAAGGCGCAGCCGCAGCTGAAACCAAAAAGGCCCCGTCAGCCCAGAACCTGAAGATTCTAAcaagagactgccaaagaggaggggcgcgcgccgttggcggagcagcgactccccggccgcccagcgctgctttacttgctcaagcgcttgctgaattaataaattttataagtcacttgatttggcttctgaaagtgattttccccaatttataacagcttaattaaagcagcaggcttctgcacctgggaatgctgtttcttcctgccagtGATCATCTCGCCTTCACCATGTGGTACTCGCAGCGAAATAAAAGTGCAGGACAGACTGTTTGGCTGATGAACttgcttcccccccactcctcAGGGTTCTCTGATagtcttgttttataaaaattgtggttgctctgggtttttttctcttttttctttattcccccccgccccccccaagcTGCAGATACTACAAGCAGCACTTTGATGGATCACTCGGGCTCGaagatttttcccagtgtttgaatACTTCCTGGGGCTGTCTGGATGCCTGTGTTTAGCTGCGTTTCTTTTTTTCCCCGCTCTCGCGGCTCTTTGCTTCGGTGCAAGGTGCGAGAAATCTGTGTGTTGatgcagtcagcagcagcctTCCACCATTGCCACGTCTGAGGGAGAGGGTAAAATCTGTCATGCTTTTGACACCTCAGCCAATAACTCAATGGAGGTGCTTCCTTGCCGGGACTGGGCTTGTCTGGGAGAGTTtcaggggggagcagggtgccGGACGGGCAGGATGGTCTCTGTGCGCGGCGcagccacgggctgcagggagctgcgtCAAAATATTCGACGTCACCAGTTGTATTTTGTGTCGTCACAGTGGCAAAGGCAGCGGGGAGCCtgggcccggcccgccgccggggccgccgcgtcGCCTGGCAACGGGAGGCGCTGCGTTATCCCGCCCTGTAAACACGGGCACGTGGGCAGCGGGCTCGGCCAatgggcagcgggcagcggcgggTGGTGGCcaatgaggaaagggaaggggcggGCTCAGGGTGAGGGGCGGGGCTAGGGGAGAgcagagcggcggcggggacggacGAGTAAGGTTGGGGGTGCGGGCTCGGGagagggggactggggggactggggggactggggggactggggggcccGGGGCGCCCGGGGGGCTGGTGAGAAAGTGaggcggggggcaggggcaggggcaggcagagctgggtatgaggctgggggtggccggggaaggagacacccctccctctcccccagacaGCCCTGCCCTCGGGGGGTCACCGTGtcacccgcccccccgccgcttcGACCACTttctgtggtgaggaggaggagggcggctgcCCATCCCTCCCAGCCGCCCAGGTCCCCTCCAGGCAAAAGGGGTGCTGTCGTGTCCCCCCCGCTCAGGCTCTGTGTTttcgggcagggcagcagccatggccgcactcagcctgtcccagctgctggacGTCGCCATCGGGACGCCCCAGGTCGGGGCTGTCAACTTCACggcgctgcacagcctgctgcaggccgTGCTCAGgcacctgggcctgcaggacctgcctgccctggggcgaGGGCACAGCCCGACCCCCCTCCTGGGGCGGGACCAGCCCCCCGAGGCACCCCCCAGAGAagaagggggacagggcggagGCCCAGGCACAGAGTCGCTCACCCCCGCGAAGGACCCGCTGCAGGGGACCGTGAGCACTCCCCAGGACGCCTCCGTGGCTGCTGACGTGGGGCAGATGAAGATAAAGAttgaagagaatgagagcagcatctccaaggtagaggctcttccccgttccctgggtgcccccccgtgagacaccccctcctctggggtctgcaccaccattgtggtgcccttaggtctggtttaagcctgagctcgaggtggtatgtggggcttacactgtgggaaagggatggagttttggggagaaagagctggggctgaaatgctgctccagttgctcTGGGTTCTCCCCAAGTTGCCATCAGCAAGTCGTGGGTCCAGTAGAGCACCCGGTGCCCtcggctccagcagccagaggctcagcacctgtggagatccagccctaccactctccatccctcccttccccactcctgagcCACAGCCAGGTACGGCACCcgctcctcaggcagctgagaggctccATCAGCACCTCATGGgcctcatctcccagcccaaATCCCCTTGGCTTGCCCGAGGGCTAGACCCAGCCCTGGTGGGGACCGgagaggggcctcatcctgcacaacGCTGAGCCGTTTGGGGCTGCGAGCATCCCCAGTGGGAAGAAATAAGCTCAGGTTCAAGGAAACGGtcaccttgggtgctgcagggccggatcctgctggggctgggacatgtagggagaaggcagcagggagggtttcccCGGGTGGCTGAGCTCACCCTCCTCGGGGCAGGCCCCTGCTTGATCGCTCCCCGCTTCGTTAGCCGCGGTTGCCGCTGCCCTCGCGGGCCAGGCTGTGGTtgagagggtggcagcagctctttgccctttgGATCGGCTTCAGTAGTCTTGCCCAGAGCCCGGTGTGGGGGGGCAGGGCTGGATCTGTCCCCGCTTacttgggctgtgcagtgggccccccccggggcagggttggggggggggggggggtctctggggagctgctgccccttcttggctgctgaaggtgtgATGAATGGTAAGTGCTGCCCGCAGTGCCCCCGGGACTCACCCCCGCCACTGCCCTCTCTCAGGCCGTGGCTCTCTCCCaggatctcctcgaggagatcgGCGGGATGAAGGCGGCGCAGTCCCGCATGGAGGAGGACATTCGGATGATCCGCGAGACGCttggcatggtgagctgctgccggtgtccccaggaggcagctgggccctcacccccctccctgcctctgtgtcaccctgccacccctgccccacggccctgggtgtcacccggcgtgaagggtgccaggagggaagagcaggaagggtgtcccaaggctgaagaggtaactgcatgcaccaaccaaagtgacgctaagacattttttaactaagcagctgtaaagaaagaaacatgggtgctaagaaggagaggagataaagatctacccatgcaacacagccacaaccctgcctggcatccctctgtcctgtgcccaagttaattttcggatgctccttttcaatcctgctcctgtgtctgggctgccatccctctccttgtcccgctccaggggaatctccaggacgctgccggccagctgccggccctccgtgaCCAGACGGCGTCGGACAGTGACATGGTAGGGCCGCGCGcacgcccggatcctgctccgggaaggaggcggctgcatgcccggggcaccggtgcacccagtccctcCGTGGCAGGGcacggtcccagcagggctgggcagcgatgctggagggggtcagtgctcctgtgggtgccatctcacccggctCCGTGGCCAGGGTTGACCCCCTaatcccttttctccccagaaaaagctgaaggaaaggctgagcctctacccagccccggaggaggtgagcaacatggtgcgctgggaggtgctggaggattgcctggtgggcagcaaagcaggaggaggagaaggaggaggagtaggaggaCGAGAAGGCCGAGGTCTGTCGGTGGTGAGTGCTGGGGCATCCCGGCTATGGGAGTGGGACTCAGCAGGACCGCAGCCCCCGGGGCCTCGGCGGAGGTTTGCTCAGCACTTCTCTTCCCTGTGCATCCCGCCGGGAGGCAGGACCtggcaccagcagagccagggcagctcctCGGCTGCCCCAACAGAGACCTCCTCATCGTCCTCATCGTCTGTGCCACCGACAGCCCCCAACAGCCCCTCCGTGGGGCAAGGGAGCGCCCGAAACCCTTGGGGTGACCGCCCAGCCCCCTGTCCTTGCTCAACGTTGGGCAGGACCacggctccctgccctcctggtCTCTCTGGGGCTGGTAGGTGGGAGCCGGGGGCAGCGGAGGGACATTTTGGGGCAAACCCCAGCATTCTGCACCATGAGATGGTTTCCAAATCctacctggggctgctgctcctgaaatgaAGGCGCAGCCCATTAGGCTGGGAAGCGGGTCtggtccagcagctctggagtacAGAATCCCATTGCTGGAGAGAAGAATGCCTTGCTGTTGTGTCAGGTGGCATCGGCAGGGGGTTTGCTGATCTCCAGGATCGGCTGCTGAAATgactctgcaggcacagaggtggCCAAAGGACTAAAGGGACTGGGGAGGGGCCGTGCGGCTGGGGCGCCCGGGGGTCCCTGTGGGttgggcagtctctgcctttggggtacttgagtttggctccgtgagctggggggtttgaggacagggcgggtggcccttgccgctgcacttccgcccataaacctgctcccctttgcctcctcttcgcaggatggcagtgagggccaggctgcccccgccgagccccccactgcagacatggacgccccgcatggggcaagctcagcgctgggactgaagggaccagggccacagcctgcacccaggaccagcaaagggaccagcaaggggactccgcagacacagcctggctccccggggacgcagagagcaccagtggcccctgagaagggggcaggtgcttccTCAGATGAGGCAAAGACTTGTGATgcccgtgccaccaccctggagacacagacaggatcccctggcatcaagaccactacgctggggacagagtcaggggcccctgacagccagacctccaccccaggggcacagccaggggcctctgacacccagagcgctaccccaggggtgcagccaagtacccccagcacccaaaccaccaccccaggggtgcagccagggatcGCCAGCACCGAAACGGTGGAGGCTCTCTGCCAGAtcgggcagctcagccacccctgtgccagc is a genomic window containing:
- the LOC141932968 gene encoding uncharacterized protein LOC141932968, with translation MAALSLSQLLDVAIGTPQVGAVNFTALHSLLQAVLRHLGLQDLPALGRGHSPTPLLGRDQPPEAPPREEGGQGGGPGTESLTPAKDPLQGTVSTPQDASVAADVGQMKIKIEENESSISKAVALSQDLLEEIGGMKAAQSRMEEDIRMIRETLGMGNLQDAAGQLPALRDQTASDSDMKKLKERLSLYPAPEEVSNMVRWEVLEDCLVGSKAGGGEGGGVGGREGRGLSVVSAGASRLWEWDSAGPQPPGPRRRFAQHFSSLCIPPGGRTWHQQSQGSSSAAPTETSSSSSSSVPPTAPNSPSVGQGSARNPWGDRPAPCPCSTLGRTTAPCPPGLSGAGRWEPGAAEGHFGANPSILHHEMVSKSYLGLLLLK